A stretch of the Hippocampus zosterae strain Florida chromosome 18, ASM2543408v3, whole genome shotgun sequence genome encodes the following:
- the LOC127590821 gene encoding alpha-1A adrenergic receptor-like: MSVFPMDETCRNCSSTTEPKVDVAKMFFLGIVLAVFVVFGVLGNILVILSVVCHHHWRSVTHYFIANLAAADLLLSSAVLPFSATSEALGRWVFGRSFCNVWAALDVLCCTASILSLCVISIDRYLAVSYPLRYPAMATGRRGLAAVAALWGLSAAISVGPLFGWKEPDPEDDTVCRITEEPGYALFSALGSFYIPLAIILSMYCRVYSVARRETETLKMGSDGAGLESEGVILRVHRGNGAQTGKRENDTGTGRYKRVTGALPKMLKLPSEEKAAKTLGVVVGCFVLCWLPFFLVFPIGSIFPSCKPPETVFKVTFWLGYFNSCINPIIYPCSSQEFKKAFHNVLRSLCLRNGETQGAYNSSHSASPRPVSNRPDFSTSNGSSSWRCCGTLHVSAERGSDDASSASLLRSCCLSTRQTPVPEYSSAKVLRLSLKVPGESV, translated from the exons ATGAGTGTCTTTCCTATGGATGAGACGTGTCGTAATTGTAGCTCCACCACAGAGCCGAAGGTGGATGttgccaaaatgtttttcttgggAATAGTGCTGGCAGTCTTCGTTGTGTTTGGCGTCCTTGGCAACATCCTGGTGATCCTCTCGGTGGTGTGCCATCACCACTGGCGCTCTGTGACTCATTACTTCATCGCCAACCTGGCGGCGGCCGACCTGCTGCTCAGCTCTGCCGTCCTGCCTTTCTCCGCCACTTCAGAGGCGCTTGGCAGATGGGTGTTCGGGCGGTCTTTCTGCAACGTCTGGGCGGCCCTGGATGTCCTCTGCTGCACCGCCTCCATCCTCAGCCTGTGCGTGATTTCTATCGACCGCTATCTCGCCGTCAGCTACCCTTTGCGTTACCCGGCCATGGCTACCGGCCGACGAGGCCTGGCTGCAGTGGCTGCTCTCTGGGGACTCTCGGCAGCCATATCCGTAGGCCCTCTGTTTGGCTGGAAGGAGCCTGACCCAGAAGACGACACGGTGTGCCGAATCACGGAGGAACCCGGCTACGCCTTGTTCTCAGCCCTCGGCTCTTTCTACATACCGCTGGCGATCATTCTCTCCATGTATTGCCGGGTGTATAGCGTGGCGAGGAGGGAAACAGAAACTCTGAAGATGGGTAGCGACGGAGCAGGACTTGAGTCCGAAGGGGTGATTCTGAGGGTGCACAGGGGGAACGGCGCTCAAACGGGCAAGCGTGAAAACGACACCGGCACCGGGAGGTACAAACGGGTCACCGGTGCCTTACCGAAGATGCTCAAGCTGCCAAGTGAGGAGAAAGCAGCAAAGACCCTTGGGGTGGTCGTCGGGTGCTTCGTTCTGTGCTGGCTGCCTTTTTTCCTCGTCTTCCCAATTG GCTCCATCTTCCCATCCTGCAAGCCACCTGAGACGGTGTTTAAGGTCACCTTCTGGCTAGGCTACTTCAACAGTTGCATTAATCCCATCATCTATCCGTGCTCCAGCCAGGAGTTCAAGAAAGCCTTCCATAATGTGCTCCGCAGCCTCTGCCTGAGAAATGGCGAGACCCAAGGAGCCTACAATTCCAGTCACTCCGCTAGTCCACGACCAGTATCTAATAGACCTGATTTCTCGACGTCGAACGGTTCTTCTTCATGGCGCTGCTGCGGGACGCTGCATGTGTCCGCTGAACGTGGTTCCGATGACGCGAGTTCAGCGAGTCTTCTGAGGTCGTGCTGCCTCTCAACTCGTCAAACGCCAGTACCTGAGTACTCCTCTGCAAAGGTCTTACGCCTTTCACTCAAGGTTCCTGGGGAATCCGTTTGA